The Stigmatopora argus isolate UIUO_Sarg chromosome 23, RoL_Sarg_1.0, whole genome shotgun sequence genome contains a region encoding:
- the cald1a gene encoding caldesmon 1a isoform X1, with the protein MSSYDPQGTTMDEMDFERRRELRRQKREEMRLEAERMSKNDDDEEEAARERRRRARQERIRARELEEAPSQAESPVVTNCYSVTENASSLSSSFGGGGEDEDQALLERMAKREERRQRRLKEALERQRQPEEVEGQDVVSVEKNKPEQEYGEEEQGPYYSSWRQEKMYGQEREEKEEEEVREDDVEAAPAEENVEDKPRRSYFIEEEQAEDATHSVVSTYEAESAALMAEEATEAAFLDFRTCRIPRNDSAADNEMCEDKEVSYAMNERSFSRNERKQNGGLYDDGQQEEEQDEGQEEEEQEEEAATVLHRKYERMFSGSNARSPEASAGDDDDDDAVRLEAERKLEELKRRRDDAENEEFERMRQKQQGAEAQLEELKRKREERKKVLDEEDRQRKQEEAERKAKEEDEKKKMKEEIERRRAEAADRRQKVEEPVDGEGKPFKCVSPRGSSLKIGDRAEFLNKSAQKSAAKASPSHVVSKIDNRLEQYTSAAQRENKDLRCPRSAAVDIPPATDSIRNIKSMWEKGSVFSSPGSSANTFKEATVINPGVAGRINDWLNKTPESAKSSGGKPMDLKPVDVTNKRSLWENKGSSASKVAGRSETKSFTNGMGH; encoded by the exons GGTACAACCATGGATGAAATGGACTTTGAGCGCCGCCGGGAGCTGAGGAGGCAAAAGCGGGAGGAGATGCGCCTGGAGGCTGAACG GATGTCAAAAaacgatgatgatgaggaggaggcgGCCCGGGAGAGGAGGCGCCGGGCTCGCCAGGAGAGAATTCGGGCCAGGGAGCTTGAAGAAGCCCCCTCACAGGCCGAGAGCCCGGTGGTGACCAACTGCTACAG CGTGACAGAGAACGCCTCCTCGCTGAGCAGCTCTTTCGGCGGTGGCGGCGAGGACGAGGACCAAGCACTTCTGGAGCGCATGGCCAAGCGCGAGGAGCGCCGGCAGCGGCGCCTGAAGGAGGCGCTGGAACGACAGAGACAGCCGGAGGAGGTGGAAGGCCAAGATGTCGTCAGCGTGGAGAAGAACAAACCGGAGCAGGAATACGGAGAAGAGGAGCAGGGGCCTTACTACTCCTCCTGGCGCCAGGAGAAGATGTACGGTCAGGAAAgagaggagaaggaagaggaggaggtcaGAGAGGACGATGTGGAAGCAGCTCCGGCGGAGGAGAATGTGGAGGACAAACCCAGGAGATCTTACTTCATAGAAGAG GAGCAAGCAGAGGACGCAACGCATTCAGTAGTCAGTACATATGAGGCAGAGTCCGCAGCTCTAATGGCTGAAGAGGCGACCGAGGCCGCTTTTCTAGACTTCAGAACATGTAGGATTCCCAGAAATGACAGTGCAGCGGACAATGAGATGTGTGAGGACAAAGAGGTATCGTACGCG ATGAACGAGCGAAGCTTTAGCAGGAATGAGAGGAAGCAGAACGGAGGCCTGTACGACGATGGGCAGCAGGAAGAGGAGCAAGACGAGGggcaggaagaggaggagcaagAGGAGGAAGCTGCGACTGTACTCCACAGGAAATATGAAAGAATGTTCAG CGGAAGCAACGCTCGCTCCCCCGAGGCGTCGGCGggcgacgatgacgacgacgacgccgtTCGCCTGGAGGCCGAGCGCAAATTGGAGGAGCTGAAGCGCCGCCGCGACGACGCCGAGAACGAAGAATTCGAGCGCATGCGGCAGAAGCAGCAGGGCGCCGAGGCCCAGCTGGAGGAGCTGAAGAGGAAGCGGGAGGAGAGGAAGAAGGTGTTGGACGAGGAGGACCGGCAGaggaagcaggaggaggcggagAGGAAAGCCAAAGAGGAG GACGAGAAGAAAAAGATGAAGGAGGAGATCGAGAGGAGGAGAGCCGAGGCGGCCGACAGGCGGCAGAAGGTCGAGGAGCCCGTGGATGGCGAAGGCAAACCTTTCAAGTGCGTCAGCCCACGTGGCTCCTCCCTTAAG ATTGGAGATCGGGCCGAGTTTCTCAACAAGTCGGCTCAGAAAAG TGCAGCAAAAGCGTCCCCTTCCCATGTGGTGTCCAAGATTGACAACAGGCTGGAGCAGTACACCTCTGCCGCTCAG CGCGAGAACAAGGACTTGCGGTGCCCTCGTTCCGCAGCCGTGGACATCCCGCCGGCCACTGACAGCATACGAAACATCAAGAGCATGTGGGAGAAAGGCAGCGTCTTCAGCTCGCCAGGAAGCAGCGCCAACACCTTTAAG GAAGCCACCGTGATCAACCCGGGCgtggcgggccgcattaacgacTGGCTGAATAAAACCCCCGAGAGCGCCAAGTCGTCGGGAGGAAAGCCAATG gatcTGAAGCCTGTGGATGTGACCAACAAGAGGAGTTTATGGGAAAACAAAGGTTCTTCTGCAtctaag GTGGCGGGACGAAGCGAGACCAAATCATTCACTAATG GTATGGGCCACTAA
- the cald1a gene encoding caldesmon 1a isoform X3 encodes MSSYDPQGTTMDEMDFERRRELRRQKREEMRLEAERMSKNDDDEEEAARERRRRARQERIRARELEEAPSQAESPVVTNCYSVTENASSLSSSFGGGGEDEDQALLERMAKREERRQRRLKEALERQRQPEEVEGQDVVSVEKNKPEQEYGEEEQGPYYSSWRQEKMYGQEREEKEEEEVREDDVEAAPAEENVEDKPRRSYFIEEMNERSFSRNERKQNGGLYDDGQQEEEQDEGQEEEEQEEEAATVLHRKYERMFSGSNARSPEASAGDDDDDDAVRLEAERKLEELKRRRDDAENEEFERMRQKQQGAEAQLEELKRKREERKKVLDEEDRQRKQEEAERKAKEEDEKKKMKEEIERRRAEAADRRQKVEEPVDGEGKPFKCVSPRGSSLKIGDRAEFLNKSAQKSAAKASPSHVVSKIDNRLEQYTSAAQRENKDLRCPRSAAVDIPPATDSIRNIKSMWEKGSVFSSPGSSANTFKEATVINPGVAGRINDWLNKTPESAKSSGGKPMDLKPVDVTNKRSLWENKGSSASKVAGRSETKSFTNGMGH; translated from the exons GGTACAACCATGGATGAAATGGACTTTGAGCGCCGCCGGGAGCTGAGGAGGCAAAAGCGGGAGGAGATGCGCCTGGAGGCTGAACG GATGTCAAAAaacgatgatgatgaggaggaggcgGCCCGGGAGAGGAGGCGCCGGGCTCGCCAGGAGAGAATTCGGGCCAGGGAGCTTGAAGAAGCCCCCTCACAGGCCGAGAGCCCGGTGGTGACCAACTGCTACAG CGTGACAGAGAACGCCTCCTCGCTGAGCAGCTCTTTCGGCGGTGGCGGCGAGGACGAGGACCAAGCACTTCTGGAGCGCATGGCCAAGCGCGAGGAGCGCCGGCAGCGGCGCCTGAAGGAGGCGCTGGAACGACAGAGACAGCCGGAGGAGGTGGAAGGCCAAGATGTCGTCAGCGTGGAGAAGAACAAACCGGAGCAGGAATACGGAGAAGAGGAGCAGGGGCCTTACTACTCCTCCTGGCGCCAGGAGAAGATGTACGGTCAGGAAAgagaggagaaggaagaggaggaggtcaGAGAGGACGATGTGGAAGCAGCTCCGGCGGAGGAGAATGTGGAGGACAAACCCAGGAGATCTTACTTCATAGAAGAG ATGAACGAGCGAAGCTTTAGCAGGAATGAGAGGAAGCAGAACGGAGGCCTGTACGACGATGGGCAGCAGGAAGAGGAGCAAGACGAGGggcaggaagaggaggagcaagAGGAGGAAGCTGCGACTGTACTCCACAGGAAATATGAAAGAATGTTCAG CGGAAGCAACGCTCGCTCCCCCGAGGCGTCGGCGggcgacgatgacgacgacgacgccgtTCGCCTGGAGGCCGAGCGCAAATTGGAGGAGCTGAAGCGCCGCCGCGACGACGCCGAGAACGAAGAATTCGAGCGCATGCGGCAGAAGCAGCAGGGCGCCGAGGCCCAGCTGGAGGAGCTGAAGAGGAAGCGGGAGGAGAGGAAGAAGGTGTTGGACGAGGAGGACCGGCAGaggaagcaggaggaggcggagAGGAAAGCCAAAGAGGAG GACGAGAAGAAAAAGATGAAGGAGGAGATCGAGAGGAGGAGAGCCGAGGCGGCCGACAGGCGGCAGAAGGTCGAGGAGCCCGTGGATGGCGAAGGCAAACCTTTCAAGTGCGTCAGCCCACGTGGCTCCTCCCTTAAG ATTGGAGATCGGGCCGAGTTTCTCAACAAGTCGGCTCAGAAAAG TGCAGCAAAAGCGTCCCCTTCCCATGTGGTGTCCAAGATTGACAACAGGCTGGAGCAGTACACCTCTGCCGCTCAG CGCGAGAACAAGGACTTGCGGTGCCCTCGTTCCGCAGCCGTGGACATCCCGCCGGCCACTGACAGCATACGAAACATCAAGAGCATGTGGGAGAAAGGCAGCGTCTTCAGCTCGCCAGGAAGCAGCGCCAACACCTTTAAG GAAGCCACCGTGATCAACCCGGGCgtggcgggccgcattaacgacTGGCTGAATAAAACCCCCGAGAGCGCCAAGTCGTCGGGAGGAAAGCCAATG gatcTGAAGCCTGTGGATGTGACCAACAAGAGGAGTTTATGGGAAAACAAAGGTTCTTCTGCAtctaag GTGGCGGGACGAAGCGAGACCAAATCATTCACTAATG GTATGGGCCACTAA
- the cald1a gene encoding caldesmon 1a isoform X2 codes for MDEMDFERRRELRRQKREEMRLEAERMSKNDDDEEEAARERRRRARQERIRARELEEAPSQAESPVVTNCYSVTENASSLSSSFGGGGEDEDQALLERMAKREERRQRRLKEALERQRQPEEVEGQDVVSVEKNKPEQEYGEEEQGPYYSSWRQEKMYGQEREEKEEEEVREDDVEAAPAEENVEDKPRRSYFIEEEQAEDATHSVVSTYEAESAALMAEEATEAAFLDFRTCRIPRNDSAADNEMCEDKEVSYAMNERSFSRNERKQNGGLYDDGQQEEEQDEGQEEEEQEEEAATVLHRKYERMFSGSNARSPEASAGDDDDDDAVRLEAERKLEELKRRRDDAENEEFERMRQKQQGAEAQLEELKRKREERKKVLDEEDRQRKQEEAERKAKEEDEKKKMKEEIERRRAEAADRRQKVEEPVDGEGKPFKCVSPRGSSLKIGDRAEFLNKSAQKSAAKASPSHVVSKIDNRLEQYTSAAQRENKDLRCPRSAAVDIPPATDSIRNIKSMWEKGSVFSSPGSSANTFKEATVINPGVAGRINDWLNKTPESAKSSGGKPMDLKPVDVTNKRSLWENKGSSASKVAGRSETKSFTNGMGH; via the exons ATGGATGAAATGGACTTTGAGCGCCGCCGGGAGCTGAGGAGGCAAAAGCGGGAGGAGATGCGCCTGGAGGCTGAACG GATGTCAAAAaacgatgatgatgaggaggaggcgGCCCGGGAGAGGAGGCGCCGGGCTCGCCAGGAGAGAATTCGGGCCAGGGAGCTTGAAGAAGCCCCCTCACAGGCCGAGAGCCCGGTGGTGACCAACTGCTACAG CGTGACAGAGAACGCCTCCTCGCTGAGCAGCTCTTTCGGCGGTGGCGGCGAGGACGAGGACCAAGCACTTCTGGAGCGCATGGCCAAGCGCGAGGAGCGCCGGCAGCGGCGCCTGAAGGAGGCGCTGGAACGACAGAGACAGCCGGAGGAGGTGGAAGGCCAAGATGTCGTCAGCGTGGAGAAGAACAAACCGGAGCAGGAATACGGAGAAGAGGAGCAGGGGCCTTACTACTCCTCCTGGCGCCAGGAGAAGATGTACGGTCAGGAAAgagaggagaaggaagaggaggaggtcaGAGAGGACGATGTGGAAGCAGCTCCGGCGGAGGAGAATGTGGAGGACAAACCCAGGAGATCTTACTTCATAGAAGAG GAGCAAGCAGAGGACGCAACGCATTCAGTAGTCAGTACATATGAGGCAGAGTCCGCAGCTCTAATGGCTGAAGAGGCGACCGAGGCCGCTTTTCTAGACTTCAGAACATGTAGGATTCCCAGAAATGACAGTGCAGCGGACAATGAGATGTGTGAGGACAAAGAGGTATCGTACGCG ATGAACGAGCGAAGCTTTAGCAGGAATGAGAGGAAGCAGAACGGAGGCCTGTACGACGATGGGCAGCAGGAAGAGGAGCAAGACGAGGggcaggaagaggaggagcaagAGGAGGAAGCTGCGACTGTACTCCACAGGAAATATGAAAGAATGTTCAG CGGAAGCAACGCTCGCTCCCCCGAGGCGTCGGCGggcgacgatgacgacgacgacgccgtTCGCCTGGAGGCCGAGCGCAAATTGGAGGAGCTGAAGCGCCGCCGCGACGACGCCGAGAACGAAGAATTCGAGCGCATGCGGCAGAAGCAGCAGGGCGCCGAGGCCCAGCTGGAGGAGCTGAAGAGGAAGCGGGAGGAGAGGAAGAAGGTGTTGGACGAGGAGGACCGGCAGaggaagcaggaggaggcggagAGGAAAGCCAAAGAGGAG GACGAGAAGAAAAAGATGAAGGAGGAGATCGAGAGGAGGAGAGCCGAGGCGGCCGACAGGCGGCAGAAGGTCGAGGAGCCCGTGGATGGCGAAGGCAAACCTTTCAAGTGCGTCAGCCCACGTGGCTCCTCCCTTAAG ATTGGAGATCGGGCCGAGTTTCTCAACAAGTCGGCTCAGAAAAG TGCAGCAAAAGCGTCCCCTTCCCATGTGGTGTCCAAGATTGACAACAGGCTGGAGCAGTACACCTCTGCCGCTCAG CGCGAGAACAAGGACTTGCGGTGCCCTCGTTCCGCAGCCGTGGACATCCCGCCGGCCACTGACAGCATACGAAACATCAAGAGCATGTGGGAGAAAGGCAGCGTCTTCAGCTCGCCAGGAAGCAGCGCCAACACCTTTAAG GAAGCCACCGTGATCAACCCGGGCgtggcgggccgcattaacgacTGGCTGAATAAAACCCCCGAGAGCGCCAAGTCGTCGGGAGGAAAGCCAATG gatcTGAAGCCTGTGGATGTGACCAACAAGAGGAGTTTATGGGAAAACAAAGGTTCTTCTGCAtctaag GTGGCGGGACGAAGCGAGACCAAATCATTCACTAATG GTATGGGCCACTAA
- the LOC144068775 gene encoding uncharacterized protein LOC144068775, whose product MADTQEVRLEEVLPFPLSDVMRQLQNEQTLSPNHQKVIRRFGGNAFQRSCKKMKRFTCTSLCKNISEFPALKAYLPENYDYHVCDFDIIQKTDDHVDFKAAFRMVLSSKDDIQRWLKLHTVTWRVDRTYPTKGQKVIFKVDYRCQFNTRPRGPEKVPGNSKNTDCPAKMNVTLLRTQVSRGRRSLSADAHLPTFPTMVSLCNEHNHYLHAQARQAVPLHSAPALHLGFVECGLTAANGSPNMGYFSSCQEETGLEVVVEEVEQEASEEASHRVAALQFKTMCQKLSALVKSDKSFTASAQAAVKAFRKMEGDPSKIATALHLFAREPPARSGAVHGSARHKGGRRPLSAVRKLASSGRHRRLVVRTPSRTTMAWLCSEFKRPAPTPPFFKMADEPEAGRVGLLSCSELTISRRKTRQTSSRTMQRVRPSTRTDCWETSRMWP is encoded by the exons ATGGCCGACAcgcaggaagtgagactggaggAAGTGCTGCCATTTCCGCTTTCTGACGTCATGAGGCAGCTGCAAAATGAGCAGACGCTTTCTCCAAATCACCAAAAAGTCATTCGTAGATTCGGAGGAAATGCCTTTCAAAG GTCCTGCAAGAAGATGAAAAGATTTACTTGCACCAGTCTATGCAAGAACATCTCGGAGTTCCCGGCTTTaaag GCCTATCTACCCGAAAACTACGACTACCACGTCTGCGATTTCGACATCATCCAAAAGACGGACGATCACGTCGATTTCAAGGCTGCTTTTCGGATGGTCCTGTCATCCAAAGACGACATTCAACGTTGGCTGAAATTGCACACGGTCACCTGGAGGGTGGACAGAACATATCCAACAAAGGGCCAGAAAGTTATTTTTAAG GTAGACTACAGGTGCCAGTTCAACACCAGACCACGGGGACCTGAAAAAGTACCCGGCAACAGCAAAAACACGGACTGTCCCGCCAAAATGAACGTGACGCTGCTTCGCACGCAAGTGAGCCGAGGCAGGCGGAGTCT AAGCGCAGATGCTCACCTGCCCACCTTCCCGACCATGGTGAGCCTCTGCAACGAGCACAACCACTACCTCCACGCACAAGCCCGTCAAGCGGTCCCGCTTCACTCCGCGCCGGCTTTACATTTGGGTTTCGTCGAATGCGGTCTGACGGCTGCAAACGGAAGCCCCAACATGGGGTACTTCTCCAg TTGTCAAGAAGAAACCGGCTTGGAGGTGGTAGTAGAAGAAGTGGAACAAGAAGCTTCAGAAGAAG CATCGCATCGAGTCGCTGCGTTACAATTTAAGACCATGTGCCAGAAGCTGTCAGCTCTCGTCAAAAGCGACAAATCCTTCACCGCTTCGGCCCAGGCTGCGGTGAAGGCCTTTCGAAAAATGGAGGGCGATCCGTCTAAGATCGCCACCGCACTCCATTTGTTTGCCCGCGAGCCACCGGCCAGATCCGGCGCCGTCCACGGGAGCGCCCGACACAAGGGTGGGAGGCGGCCCCTCTCCGCCGTGCGCAAGCTAGCATCAAGCGGAAGACATCGGCGCCTCGTTGTCAGAACGCCTTCAAGGACCACCATG gcgtggctgtgttcagagttcaaaagacccgcccccacgccgccatttttcaaaatggcggatgagccggaggctgggcgcgttggactgctgagctgctcagaattgacgatttcccgaagaaagacccgacaaacttcttccaggacaatgcagcgcgttcg tccctcaacgaggacagactgctgggaaacatcaagaatgtggccataa